AAAGAAAATTCACTCTTCCAACTCGAGAATGATCGCTACCGGAAATTAGCGCGATCCCTATCGGCGGGCCGCGATCTTGTCTCCATTCGCACCGCTCTACTTACCCTAGCTCCCCCCAGCCACTTTGAAAAAATGCATAGAATACTGCACCAATTACAGCGGTCGCTGCAAGACGAGGAGAGCCTTATTCGGGTCGAAGGGTTACTGCATGAGGCACAAAAGAGTATTGAGTGTTGGCCCCTGCAAAATACTGATTGGGGAGATATCGACGTGGGATATTTACGCGGCTACCAGCGCGCGCGCAAAGCCTGGGTGGAAGCACGAGAAGGAGACAACGCCCATAAACTGCACCAATTGCGCAAAAGAATAAAAGATCACTGGTACCACAGCCGCCTACTCAGAGAGAAGCACCCCCAATCTGTAGCGCTGCGCTGTGAACCGCTCAAACAACTCGCGCAATTACTAGGGGACTGGCGTGATCTATACCTACTGTGTCGCTTTGCCATCACGGTCGGAGAGCCATTAGGGGAAGAGTTAATTAAGCTATTGGAGATGGGGGACTGGCACAAGATGCGACTGCGCAGGAAAATAGAAGACGGTTGCGCCATTTTCTTTGCCCACAAAACACTTGTGATCTAAGTGATGCTGGCACAGAGGGCGCTGAAACTACTCACCAAAAAATAAAAAGGCGCAGGAGGGTTTCCCGCGCCTTAAGCTCGCCAACTTATTTGGCGCTCTGCTCCAGCAGGCCGCCGGCGCGGGCCATCACATGGAACAGATAGTTCTGCTCATTGGTGCCGCTCACCAAGTGGGCACCGGGACCACGGGCCCAGACCCCTACGTCTTCGCCGCCGTGGGTTTCTCCAGAAAGAGGGACAAGGACTTCCTGGTGGAAGC
The DNA window shown above is from Microbulbifer variabilis and carries:
- a CDS encoding CHAD domain-containing protein codes for the protein MDYRLDSDMPAALSLRTAARAEIRAACDNARLLPGEHAVHELRKHCKKLRALLRLIFPKENSLFQLENDRYRKLARSLSAGRDLVSIRTALLTLAPPSHFEKMHRILHQLQRSLQDEESLIRVEGLLHEAQKSIECWPLQNTDWGDIDVGYLRGYQRARKAWVEAREGDNAHKLHQLRKRIKDHWYHSRLLREKHPQSVALRCEPLKQLAQLLGDWRDLYLLCRFAITVGEPLGEELIKLLEMGDWHKMRLRRKIEDGCAIFFAHKTLVI